A genomic region of Candidatus Thermoplasmatota archaeon contains the following coding sequences:
- a CDS encoding transcription elongation factor Spt5, which translates to MQDVNSDDSMEEKTKIFTIKTQVGKEQSAADLISSRADKSKIKIPSILVTPELRGYIFVESYDIERIKEMVKTISYARNILEGDTPIQQIEHFLVPASTVAKIAEGDVVEMIAGPFRGETAKVTHIDDTKEEITVELFESVVPIPITVRGEQVRVIKRKEEDKKKEEESK; encoded by the coding sequence ATGCAAGATGTAAATTCTGATGATAGCATGGAAGAAAAAACAAAGATTTTTACTATAAAAACACAGGTTGGTAAAGAACAGAGCGCAGCTGATCTAATAAGTAGCAGGGCAGATAAATCAAAAATAAAGATACCCTCGATTCTTGTGACACCAGAGCTTAGGGGATATATTTTTGTTGAAAGCTATGACATAGAACGTATAAAAGAGATGGTTAAAACAATTTCTTATGCACGTAACATACTCGAGGGTGATACACCTATACAGCAGATAGAGCATTTCCTTGTACCAGCATCCACTGTTGCAAAGATAGCTGAGGGTGACGTGGTTGAGATGATAGCTGGTCCGTTCCGTGGTGAAACAGCTAAGGTTACACACATAGATGACACAAAAGAGGAGATAACTGTTGAGCTTTTTGAGTCTGTTGTACCAATACCAATAACAGTTAGAGGAGAGCAGGTTAGGGTGATAAAGAGAAAAGAAGAAGATAAAAAGAAAGAGGAGGAATCAAAATAG